In Pseudodesulfovibrio hydrargyri, a single window of DNA contains:
- a CDS encoding energy-coupling factor transporter transmembrane component T family protein, producing MKGTSPGMTLFVEGRSFVHALNPLTKLAWVLLAGALAYGAPVPSSAPEARWLVCAALLALDGCLLLSAGAAPRAWGLVWRIMFPLALFMLPIHGLLYPGNRTVVWAWQGITVHREGLVFAMTVLLQVAVLLSASLLFVLCTHPADMVTAVTRAGGAPKLAFLVGSPLLMLPAMRARAATVQAAQRARGLDSEGNIFKRAKGLVPLVKPFLLGAIMDIEQRAVALEVRGFNSRSPRTAWREVADSPAQRWARRAMLAVCLGVAVYWIVVKTGLGA from the coding sequence ATGAAGGGCACCTCCCCGGGCATGACCCTCTTTGTCGAGGGCCGTTCCTTCGTCCACGCGCTCAACCCGCTGACCAAGCTGGCCTGGGTCCTGCTGGCCGGGGCCCTGGCCTACGGCGCGCCCGTGCCCTCGTCCGCGCCCGAGGCCCGCTGGCTGGTCTGCGCCGCGCTCCTGGCCCTGGACGGCTGCCTGCTGCTCTCGGCCGGGGCCGCGCCCAGGGCGTGGGGGCTCGTCTGGCGGATCATGTTCCCGCTCGCGCTTTTCATGCTTCCCATCCATGGGCTGCTCTATCCTGGCAATCGCACGGTGGTCTGGGCCTGGCAGGGGATCACCGTCCACCGTGAGGGGCTCGTCTTTGCCATGACCGTCCTGCTCCAGGTGGCCGTGCTTCTGTCCGCTTCCCTGCTCTTTGTCCTGTGCACCCATCCGGCGGACATGGTCACGGCCGTGACCCGGGCCGGGGGGGCGCCCAAGCTGGCCTTCCTGGTGGGCAGCCCGCTGCTCATGCTCCCGGCCATGCGGGCGCGCGCGGCCACGGTCCAGGCGGCCCAGCGGGCGCGCGGCCTGGATTCCGAGGGCAACATATTCAAACGCGCGAAGGGGCTCGTCCCCCTGGTCAAGCCGTTCCTGCTCGGCGCGATCATGGACATCGAACAGCGCGCCGTGGCCCTCGAGGTGCGCGGTTTCAACTCGCGCTCTCCCCGGACGGCCTGGCGGGAGGTGGCCGATTCTCCGGCCCAGCGGTGGGCCCGCCGGGCCATGCTGGCCGTCTGCCTGGGCGTGGCCGTGTACTGGATTGTTGTAAAAACGGGGCTCGGCGCATAG
- a CDS encoding energy-coupling factor ABC transporter ATP-binding protein: MPTELRGVTFAYPDGTEALRDVSLSIEAGERIALVGRNGSGKSTLARHLNGLLRPSSGEVLFDGEPAADLSVAELAGKAALLFQNPDDQICKGRVADEVAFGPRNLGFSPARTAKLVAESLALFGLDGREEANPYDLGLSERKRLALASVAAMDTPLLVLDEPTAGLDAFEAGLLASALDGLSGQGRAVLLISHDMDFVAENCERAVSLESGRLRFDGPVTELFTRDDLLASCGLLPCQVARLSACFKLRPDRFTPGAFLASLRSGRAGTGRG; this comes from the coding sequence ATGCCGACCGAACTGCGCGGCGTGACCTTCGCCTATCCCGACGGAACCGAGGCCCTACGCGACGTGTCCCTGTCCATCGAAGCCGGGGAGCGCATCGCCCTGGTGGGGCGCAACGGCTCGGGCAAGTCCACCCTGGCCCGCCACCTGAACGGGCTGCTGCGTCCGTCCTCGGGCGAGGTGCTGTTTGACGGCGAGCCCGCGGCGGACCTGTCCGTGGCCGAGTTGGCGGGCAAGGCGGCCCTGCTCTTCCAGAACCCGGACGATCAGATATGCAAGGGGCGGGTGGCCGACGAGGTCGCCTTCGGCCCGCGCAACCTCGGTTTTTCGCCCGCGCGCACAGCCAAACTCGTGGCCGAGTCCCTGGCCCTGTTCGGCCTGGACGGACGGGAGGAGGCCAACCCCTACGACCTGGGGCTGTCCGAGCGCAAGCGGCTGGCGCTGGCCTCGGTGGCGGCCATGGACACGCCCCTGCTGGTCCTGGACGAGCCCACGGCAGGGCTGGACGCCTTCGAGGCCGGGCTGCTGGCCTCGGCCCTGGACGGACTCAGCGGGCAGGGCAGGGCGGTGCTACTTATCAGCCACGATATGGATTTCGTGGCCGAGAACTGCGAGCGGGCGGTCAGCCTGGAGTCCGGACGGTTGCGTTTCGACGGCCCGGTTACCGAACTGTTCACCCGCGACGACCTGCTCGCATCCTGCGGCCTGCTCCCGTGCCAGGTGGCCCGGCTCAGCGCCTGTTTCAAGCTCAGGCCGGACCGGTTCACGCCCGGTGCGTTCCTGGCCTCCCTGCGCTCCGGCCGGGCCGGGACCGGCAGGGGATAG
- a CDS encoding Lcl C-terminal domain-containing protein, translating to MTGAAHESRFTVRGDVVEDNLTGLVWPRLAQPAETGLSWPETFQFVEAMNRDNRFGFADWRLPNRRELYSLVDHGQREPALPPGHPFEHVWAGKCWTATTSARDHAYAWWVQFSGGRMFFGNKADDAVVWPVRGESKALWATGQTGCFGTDGSPVDCAGSGQDGALRMGCLWPEPRFRENGDEVEDRMTGLVWRRSTDLAGGMVDRVAAGRAVDTLARETGLAWRLPAIMELESLTDCSRADPALPEGHPFKDVREAYWSSTDSGYDPTWSFCYYLHKGAVGVGFKARAEFHAWAVRSA from the coding sequence ATGACGGGGGCCGCGCATGAATCCCGCTTCACGGTCAGGGGGGACGTGGTCGAGGACAACCTGACCGGGCTGGTCTGGCCCCGGCTGGCCCAGCCCGCCGAGACCGGACTGTCCTGGCCCGAGACGTTCCAGTTCGTCGAGGCCATGAACCGCGACAACCGCTTCGGCTTCGCTGACTGGCGGCTGCCCAACCGCCGCGAGCTCTATTCCCTGGTGGATCATGGGCAGCGCGAACCGGCCCTGCCGCCCGGCCATCCCTTTGAGCACGTCTGGGCGGGCAAGTGCTGGACCGCCACCACCTCGGCCCGCGACCACGCCTACGCCTGGTGGGTGCAGTTCAGCGGCGGGCGCATGTTTTTCGGCAACAAGGCGGACGACGCGGTGGTCTGGCCCGTGCGCGGGGAGTCCAAGGCCCTGTGGGCCACCGGGCAGACCGGCTGTTTCGGCACGGACGGCTCCCCGGTGGACTGCGCCGGGAGCGGCCAGGACGGGGCGTTGCGCATGGGGTGCCTCTGGCCCGAACCACGATTTCGTGAGAACGGCGACGAGGTCGAGGACCGCATGACCGGGCTGGTCTGGCGCCGGAGCACCGACCTGGCCGGTGGCATGGTCGACCGCGTGGCGGCGGGCCGCGCCGTGGATACGCTGGCCCGCGAGACCGGACTGGCCTGGCGGCTGCCCGCCATCATGGAGCTGGAATCCCTGACCGACTGCTCGCGGGCTGACCCGGCCCTGCCCGAGGGGCACCCGTTCAAGGACGTGCGCGAGGCCTACTGGTCGTCCACGGACAGCGGCTACGACCCCACCTGGTCGTTCTGTTACTATCTGCACAAGGGCGCGGTGGGCGTGGGCTTCAAGGCGAGGGCCGAGTTCCACGCCTGGGCCGTGCGTTCGGCCTAG
- a CDS encoding PPC domain-containing DNA-binding protein: MEHAPTMTAVAARLTPGQDLLAELERLFAESGAGAGCVLACVGSLTTAVIRYADRPESATLTGHFEIVSLTGVLSPDGAHCHIAVSDGEGGTSGGHLMEGCRVYTTAEIVLGLLPGVRFSRPFDPQTGYPELAVETMQPEEE; encoded by the coding sequence ATGGAACACGCGCCAACCATGACCGCGGTGGCGGCGCGACTGACTCCGGGGCAGGACCTGCTCGCGGAGCTGGAGCGGCTGTTCGCGGAGAGCGGGGCCGGGGCGGGCTGCGTCCTCGCCTGCGTGGGCAGCCTGACCACGGCGGTCATCCGGTACGCCGACCGGCCGGAGTCGGCCACCCTCACGGGACATTTCGAGATCGTTTCGCTGACCGGCGTGCTTTCGCCGGACGGGGCGCACTGCCACATCGCCGTTTCCGACGGCGAGGGCGGGACCAGCGGCGGGCACCTGATGGAGGGCTGCCGGGTATACACCACGGCGGAGATCGTGCTCGGCCTGCTGCCGGGCGTGCGCTTCTCGCGGCCGTTCGACCCGCAAACCGGGTACCCGGAGCTGGCCGTGGAAACCATGCAACCGGAGGAGGAGTAG
- a CDS encoding dihydrolipoyl dehydrogenase family protein, which produces MTRQTYDVIVIGSGPAGGIVARRLGEAGLDVAVVEKNGWGGVCPLRGCEPKKTLADMTHEILRVRDMAAHGVAGNLRVDWASLMRFKHSVIDPISDRVFDSFHGRGVTTFHGEARFTGPDTVEVGEIGPLTAKHIVVATGAVPRKLDIPGEELLMTSDGFLDMEELPESMLFIGGGFVSFEFAGIAAAAGARATILHRSRRVLKGFDESLGRRLVQAMQDQGVAVHTDHPVKAVEPFEDGVRVIVAGPDDVEMEFVAAAAVSGAGRVPDLDGLDLDKAGVQRGPSGIDVDVRMRSVSNPNVFAAGDCVEPGHPLTPVAALQADTVVRNILEPDSARSDLSGTAGAVFTHPVLACAGLLVEQASEQGYDFKIYEGDAAKWSEHNRLGMAHAGYRILVERGSGRILGAHYLGAHAEEVVNIFGMAIRHGLTREDLLGQPWSYPSFGYTVRYMLG; this is translated from the coding sequence GTGACCCGACAGACTTATGATGTGATCGTGATCGGTTCCGGCCCCGCGGGCGGCATCGTCGCCCGCAGGCTGGGCGAGGCCGGGCTGGACGTGGCCGTGGTGGAGAAAAACGGCTGGGGCGGGGTGTGCCCCCTGCGCGGGTGCGAGCCCAAGAAGACCCTGGCCGACATGACCCACGAGATTCTCCGGGTGCGCGACATGGCCGCCCACGGCGTGGCCGGGAACCTGCGCGTGGACTGGGCCTCGCTCATGCGTTTCAAGCATTCGGTCATCGATCCCATCTCGGACCGTGTCTTCGACTCCTTCCACGGCCGGGGCGTTACCACCTTCCACGGCGAGGCCCGGTTCACCGGCCCGGACACGGTGGAGGTGGGGGAGATCGGCCCGCTGACAGCCAAGCATATCGTCGTGGCCACCGGGGCCGTGCCGCGCAAGCTCGATATCCCGGGCGAGGAACTGCTCATGACCAGCGACGGGTTTCTGGATATGGAGGAACTGCCCGAGTCCATGCTCTTCATCGGCGGGGGATTCGTCTCCTTCGAGTTCGCCGGCATCGCGGCCGCCGCCGGGGCCAGGGCGACCATCCTGCACCGCAGCCGCCGCGTGCTCAAGGGGTTTGACGAGAGCCTGGGCCGCAGGCTGGTCCAGGCCATGCAGGATCAGGGCGTGGCCGTGCACACCGACCATCCGGTCAAGGCGGTGGAGCCGTTCGAGGACGGCGTGCGCGTGATCGTGGCCGGACCGGACGACGTGGAGATGGAGTTCGTGGCGGCCGCCGCCGTGAGCGGCGCTGGCCGGGTGCCCGACCTGGACGGCCTGGACCTGGACAAGGCGGGCGTTCAGCGCGGACCGAGCGGCATCGACGTGGACGTGCGCATGCGCAGCGTGTCCAATCCCAACGTTTTCGCCGCGGGCGACTGCGTGGAACCGGGCCACCCACTGACCCCGGTGGCCGCCCTGCAGGCCGACACCGTGGTCCGCAACATCCTCGAGCCGGATTCGGCCCGGTCCGACCTCTCGGGCACGGCGGGCGCGGTCTTCACCCACCCGGTCCTGGCCTGCGCCGGATTGCTGGTGGAGCAGGCCAGCGAGCAGGGCTACGATTTCAAGATCTATGAGGGCGACGCGGCCAAGTGGTCCGAGCACAACCGGCTGGGCATGGCCCACGCGGGCTACCGCATCCTGGTGGAGCGGGGCTCGGGGCGCATCCTCGGGGCGCACTACCTGGGCGCCCACGCCGAGGAGGTGGTCAACATCTTCGGCATGGCCATCCGCCACGGCCTGACCCGCGAGGACCTCCTGGGCCAGCCGTGGTCCTACCCGTCCTTCGGCTACACCGTGAGGTACATGCTGGGATGA
- a CDS encoding aldehyde dehydrogenase family protein: MSSPNTLFPEESAIPEPFRIDTPLEVSEYLLDGRIEQWGGETQRVDSAIETAVDGVYAPKHIGSCPDMDEAAGAAAVASTRGAWDNGMGLWPTMSVAGRIKHVEDFTHRMIEVRDEIVRLMCWEIGKPYKECCVEFDRTIEYVRDTIDALKELDRTSSRFVIESGIYAQVRRAPLGPTLCMGPYNYPLNETFATLIPALLMGNPVIIKPPRHGKLLFAPLMEAFRDCFPAGVVNLIFGNRRLVKPILESGVVNVLAFIGSSEAANAMRLLHPSPNRLRCILGLGAKNAAVVMESADMDLAVSEAVSGSLSFSGQRCTALKILFVHENVVDEFIRRFNEGLKNMPIGMPWVDGVRITPLPEPGKIQYLTDLVADAEAHGAKVVNPGGGAVDRSLFHPAVLYPVNGQMKVYHEEQFGPVVPIVPFKDVETPIRYIIESRYGQQMSIFSDDAAEVASLVDPMVNQVCRVNVNCLCQRGPDVFPFTGRKDSAEGTLSVGDALRCFSIRTLVAAKGTPRNKALLSDIARNHKSNFLSTDFIM, from the coding sequence ATGAGCTCACCAAACACGTTATTCCCCGAAGAATCCGCCATCCCCGAACCGTTCCGCATCGACACCCCGCTGGAGGTCTCCGAGTACCTGCTCGACGGCCGCATCGAACAGTGGGGGGGCGAGACGCAGCGGGTCGACTCCGCCATAGAGACCGCCGTGGACGGCGTGTACGCCCCCAAGCACATCGGGTCCTGCCCGGATATGGACGAAGCGGCCGGAGCGGCCGCCGTGGCCTCCACCCGGGGGGCCTGGGACAACGGCATGGGATTGTGGCCGACCATGTCCGTGGCCGGGCGCATCAAGCATGTGGAGGACTTTACCCACCGCATGATCGAGGTGCGCGACGAGATCGTCCGCCTCATGTGCTGGGAGATCGGCAAGCCGTACAAGGAGTGCTGCGTGGAGTTCGACCGGACCATCGAATACGTCCGCGACACCATCGACGCCCTCAAGGAACTGGATCGGACCTCGTCGCGCTTCGTCATCGAGTCCGGCATCTACGCCCAGGTCCGGCGCGCGCCGCTCGGGCCGACCCTGTGCATGGGGCCGTACAACTACCCCCTGAACGAGACGTTCGCCACGCTCATCCCGGCCCTGCTCATGGGCAACCCGGTGATCATCAAGCCGCCCAGGCACGGCAAGCTGCTTTTCGCGCCGCTCATGGAGGCGTTCCGCGACTGCTTCCCGGCGGGCGTGGTCAACCTGATCTTCGGCAACCGCAGGCTGGTCAAGCCCATCCTCGAATCCGGGGTCGTCAACGTCCTGGCCTTCATCGGCTCCAGCGAGGCGGCCAACGCCATGCGCCTGCTGCATCCCAGCCCCAACCGGCTGCGCTGCATCCTCGGCCTGGGGGCCAAGAACGCGGCCGTGGTCATGGAGTCCGCCGACATGGACCTGGCCGTGTCCGAGGCCGTGTCCGGCAGCCTGTCCTTCAGCGGCCAGCGGTGCACGGCGCTCAAGATTCTTTTTGTCCACGAGAACGTGGTGGACGAGTTCATCCGCCGCTTCAACGAGGGGCTCAAGAACATGCCCATCGGCATGCCCTGGGTCGACGGCGTGCGCATCACGCCCCTGCCCGAGCCGGGCAAGATCCAGTACCTGACCGACCTGGTGGCCGACGCCGAGGCGCACGGCGCCAAGGTGGTCAACCCCGGCGGCGGGGCAGTGGACCGGTCCCTGTTCCATCCCGCCGTGCTCTATCCGGTGAACGGGCAGATGAAGGTCTACCACGAGGAACAGTTCGGCCCGGTGGTGCCCATCGTGCCGTTCAAGGACGTGGAAACCCCCATCCGCTACATCATCGAGTCCCGCTACGGCCAGCAGATGTCCATCTTCAGCGACGACGCGGCCGAGGTCGCCTCCCTGGTGGACCCCATGGTCAACCAGGTTTGCCGGGTCAACGTCAACTGCCTGTGCCAGCGCGGGCCGGACGTCTTTCCGTTCACCGGGCGCAAGGACTCGGCCGAGGGCACCCTGTCCGTGGGCGACGCCCTGCGCTGCTTCTCCATCCGCACCCTGGTGGCGGCCAAGGGCACCCCGCGCAACAAGGCCCTGCTCTCGGACATCGCCCGTAACCACAAGTCCAATTTCCTGAGCACGGACTTCATCATGTAG
- a CDS encoding SET domain-containing protein, with protein MIHPNTRVLSGDPAIGVGVFATAPIPRGTVVVVRDRFDVSMSPEAFLHLPEPQRAAMETYMYHDKCGNLVLSWDHARYMNHNCHPTTMMTDYNLEIAVRDIAAGEELTTEYGLLNIQEPYAICCGCEHCREHLRLDDIDVYGDDWDARIRESLTRIPRVAQPLLPLLAGEPRTRLEDFLAGRADYSSVRNLKWLAEPVCGAAG; from the coding sequence ATGATCCATCCCAACACCCGGGTCCTGTCCGGGGACCCGGCCATCGGCGTGGGCGTGTTCGCCACCGCCCCCATCCCCAGGGGGACCGTGGTGGTGGTCCGCGACCGGTTCGACGTGAGCATGAGTCCGGAGGCGTTCCTCCATCTGCCCGAACCCCAGCGCGCGGCCATGGAGACTTACATGTACCACGACAAGTGCGGCAACCTGGTCCTCAGTTGGGACCACGCCCGGTACATGAACCACAACTGTCACCCGACGACCATGATGACCGACTACAACCTGGAGATCGCGGTGCGCGACATCGCGGCCGGGGAAGAGCTGACCACCGAGTACGGGTTGCTCAACATCCAGGAGCCCTACGCCATCTGCTGCGGCTGCGAGCACTGCCGCGAGCATCTGCGCCTGGACGACATCGACGTGTACGGCGACGACTGGGACGCGCGCATCCGCGAGAGTCTGACGCGCATCCCGCGGGTCGCCCAGCCCCTGCTGCCCCTGCTGGCCGGGGAGCCGCGCACCCGGCTGGAGGACTTTCTGGCGGGCCGGGCGGATTACTCGTCGGTGCGCAACCTCAAGTGGCTGGCCGAACCCGTGTGCGGGGCCGCCGGATAG
- a CDS encoding GNAT family N-acetyltransferase: MSLACETPAVSFPSSSVRPATLDDLPLFEACERTGFSENRRASKASLRHSITSPSQLALVIEGRARRKKPVPAGCAVVFQYKRSLRVYSLAILKEHRMLGLGEALVRHIVEFAASHGYERVTLEADMNNPKLVNWYRKFGFEPVRSLPDYYGPAEPAVRMVLSQLSRDGSPESVVIVVDEPGRVRDCCPGVQFCSATDYLADTNYAGSNRFHVLNLCTSYKTHSMGYYVSLLASARNHRVTPSVMTVKDVTTPLVAQSLLDEIKDAIHPRPLPEKGALLELTIILGRTPDPCRAELARKLFSLFAIPFFTIVMERLDDGWKFRKVKLLHLRQVARQWPELLRTSLEAFCLKKRYNRPRLKSYQYDLAILADATEPTPPSSPMALEKFRKAAEKVGFFVEFITKADHRRICEFDALFIRETTAMDNHTYAMSRHAYTEGLVVVDDPWSIMLCSNKVYLQERLAHAGANQPRGWHLTRKECTPKFLNSLPLPLVLKLPESSFSLGVFRVSSVEELGDKLVDMFKHTDLVIAQEFLVSDFDWRVGLLDNKPLFACKYYMANNHWQIYNWQESEDQDGDGFSGRSETIPVDEVPPHILKAAIQASSLIGNGLYGVDLKDMGGKAYVIEVNDNPNVDAGIEDLVLGDELYERIMRSIHNRIEAERHQVRYIY, encoded by the coding sequence ATGAGCCTTGCGTGCGAGACGCCAGCCGTCTCCTTTCCCTCCTCCTCGGTCCGCCCGGCGACCCTGGACGACCTGCCTCTATTCGAGGCCTGCGAGCGGACCGGCTTCAGCGAGAACCGGCGCGCCTCAAAGGCCAGCCTGCGCCACAGCATCACCAGCCCGTCCCAGCTGGCCCTGGTCATCGAGGGCAGGGCCCGGCGCAAGAAGCCGGTTCCGGCCGGATGCGCCGTGGTCTTCCAGTACAAGCGGTCCCTGCGCGTCTACTCCCTGGCCATCCTCAAGGAGCACCGCATGCTCGGCCTGGGCGAGGCCCTGGTCCGGCACATCGTGGAGTTCGCCGCCAGCCACGGGTACGAGCGCGTCACCCTGGAAGCGGACATGAACAACCCCAAGCTGGTCAACTGGTACCGCAAGTTCGGCTTCGAGCCGGTGCGCTCCCTGCCCGACTACTACGGCCCGGCCGAGCCCGCCGTGCGCATGGTCCTGTCCCAGCTGAGCCGCGACGGCTCGCCCGAGAGCGTGGTCATCGTGGTGGACGAGCCGGGCCGGGTCCGGGACTGCTGCCCGGGCGTGCAGTTCTGCTCGGCCACCGATTATCTGGCGGACACCAACTACGCCGGGTCCAACCGGTTCCACGTCCTGAACCTGTGCACCTCGTACAAGACCCACTCCATGGGCTACTACGTCTCCCTGCTGGCCTCGGCCCGCAACCACCGCGTGACCCCGTCGGTCATGACCGTGAAGGACGTGACCACGCCCCTGGTGGCCCAGTCCCTGCTCGACGAGATCAAGGACGCCATCCACCCCAGGCCGCTGCCGGAAAAGGGCGCACTCCTGGAGCTGACCATCATCCTCGGGCGCACCCCGGACCCGTGTCGGGCCGAGCTGGCCCGCAAGCTCTTTTCCCTGTTCGCCATCCCGTTCTTCACTATCGTCATGGAGCGGCTCGACGACGGCTGGAAGTTCCGCAAGGTCAAGCTCCTGCACCTCAGGCAGGTGGCCCGGCAGTGGCCCGAACTGCTGCGCACGTCGCTCGAGGCCTTCTGCCTGAAGAAGCGCTACAACCGGCCCCGGCTGAAGAGCTACCAGTACGACCTGGCCATCCTGGCCGACGCGACGGAACCCACGCCGCCGTCCAGCCCCATGGCCCTGGAAAAGTTCCGCAAGGCCGCAGAAAAGGTCGGCTTCTTCGTGGAGTTCATCACCAAGGCGGACCACCGGCGCATCTGCGAGTTCGACGCCCTGTTCATCCGCGAGACCACGGCCATGGACAACCACACCTACGCCATGTCCCGGCACGCCTACACCGAGGGGCTGGTGGTCGTGGACGACCCGTGGTCCATCATGCTGTGCTCCAACAAGGTCTATCTCCAGGAGCGGCTGGCCCATGCCGGGGCCAACCAGCCGCGCGGCTGGCACCTGACGCGCAAGGAGTGCACCCCGAAGTTCCTGAACAGCCTGCCCCTGCCCCTGGTCCTGAAGCTGCCCGAGAGTTCCTTTTCCCTGGGCGTGTTCCGGGTTTCCTCGGTGGAGGAGCTGGGCGACAAGCTGGTCGACATGTTCAAGCACACGGACCTGGTCATCGCCCAGGAGTTCCTGGTCTCGGACTTCGACTGGCGGGTGGGGCTGCTCGACAACAAGCCGCTGTTCGCCTGCAAGTACTACATGGCCAACAACCACTGGCAGATCTACAACTGGCAGGAGAGCGAGGACCAGGACGGCGACGGCTTCAGCGGGCGGTCCGAGACCATACCCGTGGACGAGGTCCCGCCCCACATCCTCAAGGCGGCCATCCAGGCCTCGTCGCTCATCGGCAACGGCCTCTACGGGGTGGACCTCAAGGACATGGGCGGCAAGGCCTACGTCATCGAGGTCAACGACAACCCCAACGTGGACGCGGGCATTGAGGACCTGGTCCTGGGCGACGAACTGTACGAGCGCATCATGCGTTCCATCCACAACCGCATCGAGGCCGAGCGGCACCAGGTGCGCTACATCTATTGA
- a CDS encoding ECF transporter S component, whose product MSISEQLKKEFSTFTFVLIAVAIVLNIVVGQLVSLLKLPVFLDSIGTVLVGVLAGPWAGGLAGLLTNLIWGVISSPVAAAFAPVAMVIGIAAGLCARYGLFRTWWLAIVSGVIITVFNSIVAVPIRLYMFGGITGSGADFFTAYMLALGNDLFGSVVVMVFTSNLLDKVVTALIAWGVVKAMPGRTTARFPGVRSVS is encoded by the coding sequence ATGAGCATTTCCGAGCAATTGAAGAAGGAATTCAGCACGTTCACTTTCGTGCTGATCGCCGTGGCCATCGTCCTGAACATCGTGGTGGGGCAGCTCGTCTCCCTGCTCAAGCTGCCGGTCTTCCTCGATTCCATCGGCACGGTCCTGGTCGGCGTGCTGGCCGGTCCGTGGGCGGGCGGCCTGGCCGGCCTTCTGACCAACCTCATCTGGGGCGTGATCTCCTCGCCCGTGGCCGCCGCGTTCGCTCCCGTGGCCATGGTCATCGGCATCGCGGCCGGGCTGTGCGCCCGGTACGGCCTGTTCCGCACCTGGTGGCTGGCCATTGTAAGCGGCGTGATCATCACCGTGTTCAACTCCATCGTGGCCGTGCCCATCCGGCTGTACATGTTCGGCGGCATCACCGGCTCGGGCGCGGATTTCTTCACCGCCTACATGCTCGCCCTGGGCAACGACCTGTTCGGCTCGGTGGTGGTCATGGTCTTCACCTCGAACCTCCTGGACAAGGTGGTCACGGCCCTGATCGCCTGGGGCGTGGTCAAGGCCATGCCCGGTCGGACCACGGCCCGGTTCCCGGGCGTGCGGTCGGTCTCCTGA
- a CDS encoding alpha/beta fold hydrolase: MSDTDWNLRQTFTFQGREVACDVMGRGEPLVLVHGTPWSSFNLRHLARGLADSFRVHLFDLLGYGQSDKSDNDVSLGVQNRLLTALIGFWGLENPFVVGHDFGGTTVLRAHLLDKTDFRKIALIDPVAVSPWGSPFFRHVREHEAAFAGLPDYIHEAVVRAYVGSAAFSPLPEETLACIVAPWAGARGRAAFYRQMAQADSRYTDEVQDLYPSIQRPVLILWGREDTWIPPEKGRLLNRMIPGSTLVELPGTGHLVIEEQPDALVREIKTFFHH, translated from the coding sequence ATGTCCGACACCGATTGGAACCTGCGACAGACCTTCACCTTCCAGGGACGGGAGGTGGCCTGCGACGTGATGGGGCGGGGGGAGCCCCTGGTCCTGGTCCACGGTACGCCCTGGTCCTCGTTCAACCTGCGCCACCTGGCCCGGGGCCTGGCCGATTCCTTTCGGGTCCACCTGTTCGACCTGCTCGGCTACGGCCAGTCGGACAAGTCGGACAACGACGTCTCCCTGGGCGTGCAGAACCGGCTCCTGACCGCACTGATCGGGTTCTGGGGGCTGGAGAATCCGTTCGTCGTCGGGCACGACTTCGGCGGCACCACCGTCCTGCGCGCCCACCTGCTGGACAAGACGGATTTCAGGAAGATCGCGCTCATCGATCCGGTGGCCGTGTCACCCTGGGGCTCGCCGTTCTTCCGCCATGTCCGGGAGCACGAGGCGGCCTTTGCCGGGCTGCCCGACTACATCCATGAGGCGGTGGTCAGGGCCTACGTGGGGTCCGCCGCCTTTTCCCCCCTGCCCGAAGAGACCCTGGCCTGCATCGTCGCTCCGTGGGCGGGCGCGCGGGGCAGGGCTGCCTTCTACCGGCAGATGGCCCAGGCCGACAGCCGGTACACGGACGAGGTCCAGGACTTGTATCCGTCCATACAACGGCCCGTGCTCATCCTGTGGGGCAGGGAGGATACCTGGATTCCGCCTGAAAAGGGCCGCCTGCTCAATCGGATGATCCCCGGCTCGACCCTGGTGGAGCTGCCCGGAACCGGACACCTGGTTATCGAGGAACAGCCGGACGCCCTGGTGCGCGAGATCAAGACCTTTTTCCATCATTGA
- the ybaK gene encoding Cys-tRNA(Pro) deacylase encodes MTPAINAAKKAKIKYTVHEYDHDPAAPSFGVEAAEKLGVPPGRVFKTLVVDAGGTLAVAVVPVLLKLDLKAMAKAVGAKKAAMAEVKVVERTTGYVVGGVSPLGQKKRLPTVLDASAQGLDSLFVSGGRRGLDIELAPADLAALTRASFAAIAR; translated from the coding sequence ATGACGCCAGCCATCAACGCGGCCAAGAAGGCCAAGATCAAGTACACGGTCCACGAATACGATCACGATCCCGCGGCTCCGTCCTTCGGGGTGGAGGCGGCGGAAAAGCTCGGCGTGCCCCCCGGGCGCGTTTTCAAGACCCTGGTGGTGGACGCGGGCGGCACCCTGGCCGTGGCCGTGGTCCCGGTCCTGCTCAAGCTCGATCTCAAGGCCATGGCCAAGGCCGTGGGAGCCAAGAAGGCGGCCATGGCCGAGGTCAAGGTGGTCGAGCGGACCACCGGCTATGTGGTCGGCGGGGTCTCTCCCCTGGGCCAGAAGAAGCGGCTGCCCACGGTCCTCGATGCGTCGGCCCAAGGGCTCGACAGCCTGTTCGTCAGCGGCGGGCGGCGCGGCCTGGACATCGAGCTCGCCCCGGCCGACCTGGCCGCCCTGACCCGGGCCTCCTTCGCGGCCATCGCCCGCTAG